DNA from Hippoglossus hippoglossus isolate fHipHip1 chromosome 13, fHipHip1.pri, whole genome shotgun sequence:
TTAAAGgtgttttggttcattatgaatcTGTGGTGGGACTAATTTGAGTATGGCCCACCGCAACAGTCTAAGAGGAGAAACACTATCCTGTAAAGCACGAATTTCACATTCGAACTTTTCTTAATTAACgacacagtaaaacattttttgctcCACAGCAGAAATCTTTTTGTAGAATTACTTATTAGTTTGTCTTGTGTTTAGACATGAGGCACATGATTTTACTGCGCAGcagtaaaaacaaagcaaacacatgTATTAGCTGTGAACAAATCACACTTTAATCACTTGAAACTTGTTCAGGTGTCTGACAAAAGAAACGAAGAAAAACATCAAGAGCAGTAAAATAGTATGTTGAGTTGGCTTTACTGAAATAGTATGAGGATCACGATGCAACTGAACAGAGCTTTTAGTTCTATAACGTGGAAAGAAGTTGTTTTAGCATTTGAAATTAAGTTTTAGGTTGACTGGTCTAAGCGCACGACAAGGACCCTAAAATTTTAACCAAAGCATCTCCTACCACAAGGTCAGAAAATATGACTCAAGACCAAATAAATCACCAAATAAAATCCTTGTCTCTTACCTCTCTTCGTTGCTATCCACATGGAAGGTGCGTTCGATAACCGAAGTCCACTGCAGGCAACGAATGACAAATGTGTTGGGCCTAGGACGCTCTGTTTTCATCAGCTGGCATTctacaaaacaaagacatgtcAGGTTATGCAGAAAACTGAAAGCACCTGCAACAAAACGTAACCTGGCCATTTCATTGAAATGTGACAGCCAGATCTGGAAAACTGACCTGCGACAGAGAAGTTGTTGAGCGGCGGGAGGCTGTGGTCACTGGACACCTCAGGCTTCTCTTTGTAGCCAATGAAGGAGCCATCACTCTTTAATATGAAGTAGCGAGGCCGCCAAGTTTTAATGTATTCACCTGGAAAACACAGGCGGGTGAAGATGTTTGAGCCAAAAATTGTAATGTTTGATCACTTGCTTAAATTACTAGACTTAAATTAACTGAAACAAACTGAGCACTGTGGTTCTCAATCAGTGAAGTTCCAAACTTAACAGACACATTACAGGGGAGTTTTTTGTAATCAAAAGATAGTTATATCTATAGGTAGAGACAGTCAAGTCAATGTAGACCCAAAATGATGGACAGCGAAAAGGGACCCCCTTACCTCTCTTGTGGAGCCATCCCTCTCTCACAACACTGACTTCATTCATGCTGGGGCAGAAGACTGTCTGGGTTGGGAGGGGGCTGCAGACAAGCTGGTGGAAATGTGCAAACTGTTCCTATTGGTCGAGTGCCTGACAGTGGCTCAGATACAAAAACACCTATATAATACCTGGAGGAAgggaacagaaagaaagatcattaatagaaagatagaaaaatacagaaacaaagcTCACTGATGCCTCAAGTAGCTTTAACATGTAGTTacaacattcattcatgtgGCAAGAGCTATAAACCACCCACATTGGAAAAAACGTCACAAGAATTACAACATGTCCAGTTAATACTTTAACACATCAGTGCACTTTCACTCTTTGTTAAAAATTAAGAACCTCTGCTAACTTGTTAAGGTGTGAACAAAAAAGTGGTGTGACTTCTGACTATTTATAATTAAATGTCTCACATAGCTGCGCAATTTCTTTTTACcctcattgtctttttttagaTGTAGAGGAACATTGAAACATAAATTTGAACAGACGACAGGTCTAAAGGAAGTAGCAATACAGCAAGGGAGGTGAATACAAAGAGTGAAACTTATAACTGTGTCACCACAGCAGTATGAATAAATTCTTCTTGTGAGCAACTGTGCTGCCTTGAAACACAACTCCACAACAAAGAAAACTGCTGAAAGCTGCATGTCTGCTCGGCCCTCATACGTGACCATCTAATGATTCTGACAGTGACATCCACACTGGGACGAGTACGACTATCATGACCCAACTGGATATTAAAGGGCAAAATAAGATACTCTCCCTGACCTCTCACTGTCGTATTGTATCTAAACACATGTAGATTTATCGTGATGGTGTTATATTGATACCAGATTAAGATCAGAGAATTTGGCATTGACACTACTAAACAGGAAAATGGAACTAAAAGCAATTTTTTGTCAAATGCAATAACCTCCCATGGATCTCGCTGAATGTTTGAAGGGAGGCCTTGGTGATCAGGGTCAGCCCTGAATGAACAGCTTACGTTAGATAATAGGTTTAACAGAATTTCACAGCCCTTGTGTGAAAGTGATGGGGTTGAATGTAACAGTGCATACAATACAGTGAGCACGACACAAATAGTTTTTAAATGGCTTTGTTTActcttattgttattattactaccATTAttatatctgtatttattcaaGATTCAAAGATCTTTATTGTCATCACACTCAGGTACAATAATAGCAAAGGTATCAGCATCAACAAATAACTACGTGCTGAAAGATAGAATATAGCACTTTTCTGAACAGTTACTTTCAAAGTGCttcccacatttaaaaaaatctgataaatagaataaaataaattgaaaaaataaataagtaaacaatTTTAGAGTTTGTCTTTACAAACAGGACATTCGTCCTGTAGTAAGTAACCAGGTATGTGGTTTACATGTAGCACCATTtgaaaaattacaaatacaacTGTATTCAGATTAAACTTGTAATATAATTCTGTGTAACTGATGATTAAAATAACAGGCTGTATTCAACACGGCCACAAGCCACCCTAAAGTAAACACGACTCGTAGCGTGAacacatcctcatcctcctctcggCGTAGCGGCTAGCTAGCTAACTGAGGCAAAGTCAACAGACGTTACCTTCAAAGTTCAGCACGGGTCGTTAGATTCTCTCTCGGAGCTCAACAAGAAACAAGTTGCTTCGACACTTAAGCCGAAGCTTATGGACAATCTGGGGCCGAGCGTCGCGCCAGACAGACCAACAGCAGCGCGGACACTGACCGTGACCGCATTACGGCCAAACAAGGCAGCTAGCCAACGTAGCAGCCTTTCGAGCTAACGGCTAGGTAGCATGTCAGTTAGCCCCTTGCGCTACTTCTCGttaaccctcctcctcctcctctccccggCTTCTACTTACCGAGACTTTAGAGAGACGAAATTAAGCCCAACCACTCAGTCGGTCTGTCCCCGGAGGAAGAGGCGCAGAAGTCCGCGGCACAAAGCTCCCAGCGGTTATCACGCAAAGCCCGTGTGTATTGAACTCTGTCAATGATCACACAGCTTCAGCGGACAGCGCTCGTTTTCTCCCCTCACAGCGGCGGCGTGTTCagtctgttgctgctgcagtggctCGGCGAAGCGTACGTGAACCGCACCGAGAATACAGTCCGCCGCGCTCCAACCTATGTCTTAgtacaaaataatgtttgaaatCCCGGTCAGACggagcacagagctgctgctgctgcttcttcttctccctggGTTCAGTGTGGACGGTCGCCTGCTCTTAGCGTGGAAGCCCTCCTCCTCGTCCCGGCCAGACAGCGCACAAGCCCCGCAGACTCACGCTGAGACGGGAAGTGACGTACGAGGCCAGAGGGTCCACCACGCACTGCACCTGAGCGGTCGATGTGAAAGTACACCGAGTACTGCGCTGAAACCTTAACCCCGGTCCAGCTGCACACCGCTGGATTACAGATTGTCCCAGGGATTAAAAATTCACGTGAAGCGTgtcttcatttttaaaccaGCGTCCCCGCCTTCCTCAGTGAACCAATAACTTTCTGCTCAGAGGAAAGCACCTGTTTTCTTGAGCTGGCAAACACCCAAACTACAAGCGCCTgccagtccccttatgaaatcacatttaaattcactagatccagatattttcaatttgaatcttcaccaaattgcactcacttaaaaacataaattcccTGAAACATGGCAGATTTTTTGAAATATTCCCAGTAATAACCACATTTCCACCTGTCCCCAGTATTTCTGCATAGGAGAGTGGTATCGATAATAAATATCAGAATAAAAGTAAGAAACAAAATGGGCTACTACTACTATCAAGTGTCAAATTATTGATTGATGTGTTTCAAGTAGGAGCATAAATATGAGTCCCCTAAACATTCCTGAAAACTTTCAGCAAtgttcatgaattattctctgagaaatcaactaaGATGTAGCAAAAGTGTCCCATTTCTCCAGTGAAAtgtgggagaaagagaaaaaactatTCTGGATTCAGACCAAAATTTAATAAGTTCTTTCCTGACACAATTCCGTCCAGTATTTTTGCTAAATCTTACTTACAAACGAACAAACCgactgacaggggtgaaaacatgatctCCTTGGCAGTGCAAACTAATGCTACAGCATTATGAGTGAAGCAGGGAATAACCGGAAAGAGGCAAtgttataaatgtaaaaaaaaaagtttattattcatttgttaTTTGCAAAAGTATTCATTTGAATGAATCATGTCCTCAAGAGGAGGTGTTTTCTGTCagagagttttattttgtagtctctgttgtTTTCGCTGCAGGTAGCGAGCACGGGCATCACTGACAGAAGCTTCGTTGTTTCGCTTCTCGTGCTTAATCAGGACATCCTCAGTAGAACCCTCTGAAAGAAGCACAGAGGTAATTTATTAACTTCTCATGAATGTCTTGGTATAGATTATCAATTCATTCATCCAGCTAAACACTTCAGATCTTCATGTCCTTTTTGGCCTTTTAATCCACCCTGTGCTTTAGGTGGGTAATCTCTGGCACCATTTTGGATTAACCATAAAACTGTAGCACAATTTCACAAATAATATCTAGATATTCATAAAACCTTGTTGTCTTTTGGCTGCTTCCTTGGTCTCCCATTTTATCATCTCTTCGTCAGTCACTTCTTCTCTTGCCACATTGCTCAGCTCATAGACGTCCACCTCATGGAGTTTAGGTAACAAGTCCTTCACCCACTCATACCGAACTGGGCACACTGTCCTGATGTACACCCGTGAAGTCACCAGCATGTCGTGGAAGATGACCCAGTTCAGCTCCCCCTCCTTGTCAGACAGCTGCGAGGAATCAcgatagaaataaaaaaatacgaTTTTTTGATTTTGGTTCCAAACACAATGTATCTTCAAACTGTGTTTGGtgaatacaattattttaaatgtcttaaaaaaacatttaccgATGATGACGGATGAATGTGAACCATGGATCCATGTCCATCCATAGTGCAAAACACATTTCCCATAGACCTATAGAATGTGGGATGGAAAGGAATTAACTAAAAATTATTTTCAACCAGAAAATAATCCCAAAACACCAAAGGAGTTAAATGTGGGTCAATGAAATGAGCCCTGGTGATACCTTCTGGCAACGTTGGTAAAATATCCTGTGCACAGGCATCGTCTGAAGAGTTCATTCTTGTTGCCATCAAATGTTTCTACGGGGAAATCTCTCTTCTGGGAGacaatcaaaataataatgacaattatACTAATTAGCTCTGCAGTGTGTGGGCAAACGGCAAATTAATAAAAGACAGTATATTTGAGTTGAATATCTGACAACACAGATCTGCTCAGAGGTTTAATTCATGTACAACAATGATGTGGGGAGCAACTATCAGTTGTGATGGCTTAACACGAACTGTGCATTGCGGCTGTAATGTTTACATCAACAGAGAATGGATACACGTCATGCTGCAGTCAGTGAtgtgaaaacaacacactgctgtACCTTctggaggcggaggaggatCTCTCGCAGCTGAGTCTCCACACTAAAGGCCGACTTCAGCGCCCTCCAGTGGATCCAGTTCTCTTTACACCATTCAGAAGGCCTGTCACTGCAGAATACAAGAGAAAGGCCCGCACTTATGACAGCTGTGATAATACAAGTGAGACACAGTCATTCATTTATACAAGCAACAAGAAATGGTACAGGTTCATCTTGCAGCAGTAATGTATTCTGTACTGTACCTGGATTTGCACGACTGAAACACACTCAGTAGTGTGGCAAAGTCGTTCATGCTGCCGCTTTGGTTAGCCAGCCCTCTGTGCTTCTTATCTGCCTCTTTCTGCTTCTCAGGGTGTCCTGAAGAGAGCATGAGATCAGTTACACCGAAATTCACTGACAGACCCTTTTTTTTGACATGGGCTAACCTGCTAAACTAGAAATACCGCAGTGGGGTTGTGTGCTctcaccaaccagtgcagtttcagtccacatatatttttttccagattcatataaggccaccgtgacctttgacgaCTCTTGGGATGGACATACGGAAGGACAACCCGAAAATATGATGCCGTCGCCAGCACAGATGCATAAAAAGGCAAATGACTCCTTCCCATAGCTTGTAGAGGAGTGTCATGAAGGGGTTATTGATATGTTATCACAGTCCAGGGCCAGAACCATTTCCATAGTGGGGATTAGATAGAGTCGTGGTCAGGGTGTGTATGACCCTAGCCAGGTAAGGATGTACCCCCACATTGGTCATGTTGTAATGTAGCATGGTGGTTCCAGCAATAAAACCAGTTCAATAgaagtttctgtttctgcatcTGATAATTGATATCCGAGGATATCAcaaggagtttgcctttctatTATTTGTTCACGTCACGCAAcggaaactgagaagctctctcacttTGCTGTCTTGTCTGAGTTGCATCATGCATCatatgaagatgaaaaaaatgctATAACACACTCCCAatatgtaaaaaacataaactaaacaaacattcatggcTATTTATGTGCCGACACCTGCACAATCAAAGGCATGTCATAACGTTGTGCTGGGAAAGGTGCAGCGTCAGCatctagactgccaaaataaagaagaagaaatgagtGAGTTCACCTAGGTGTCATGTATCCATCACTGCAGATCGGCGACAGAGACGATAAAAACTTGGGTCTACTgtagagtcatttgacccaggagCATATGCCAATTGTATCCATTCTTATTGcggacaaaagccagatgttggtgggttttttgacccGTGGAAAAAGGGGCTTCATCTTAAACACGCCATTTCCTGTCACAGGGACTGACGGACTAGTTGCAGTACCTGTGCTATTAGACATTTCCCTTAATAAACCCAGTATATAGATAAGACAAGTGTGTTCTTCGCCCTTGTAGTCTTTACTTAGACGCAAATTCCACTATAAACCCAAAAGCTAAACTACTGACCTGGCCTGATGAGGATGTTCTCCACAGACAGCATGGCGGCCACAGGGAGCAGCAGATCCTGGCAACCGAGCGAGGCGGCTTTGAGCACGGCCCTGGTGAGGCCTGGTTGCAGCGGGAACTCCACCATCAGCTCCCCCAGCTGGGTCACTCTACCCCTCCTGCAGTCCAAGCACCAGACCCACAGAGCTCAGGAAACTTCAACAAGAAGAACTACTTCATCAAACACTTGGTCCACAGGTAAAACCACTCACCTGTCAATAGCATCGAATTGATAGAGCTGTTTTAGTGCTTCTAGAGTAAACCTCTCCTCTGGACAGTCCAGATAAggaaaccttaaaaaaaaaaatcaacttaTTATTTAAGACAGTAAAgtcttaataaataaattattaggAATTGGGAaaccaaacagacacagaatgGGGACCAGTGTACCTGATGACATCATGGACACCCAGGCACTTGAGTGTGAGTACGACTGCTGTCAGACTTGTCCTCTGGATTTCTGGAACCGTGTATTCAGGCATGATCTTTTCCCAAAATTCCTTGGAATAGATCCGGAAGCATTTTCCCGCTGAGGTTCTTCCAGCTCggcctgctctctgctgagccTCGCTCCTAATCACAGACGAAAATCCTTCTTTCCTTAATGCCATTACTGTTggcaggaaaatgttttaaggagacatattatgctttttcagttttttctcccctttagtgttttatatgtgatttttttgttcATGCAATGgactgcaaagttaaaaagcacaaagtcc
Protein-coding regions in this window:
- the dhx40 gene encoding probable ATP-dependent RNA helicase DHX40 isoform X2, coding for MSTSTRRDRKDDTESTNLPIYRHKTKLIEAVKTSSFLVVTGETGSGKTTQLPQFLHQAGFCKNGKIGITQPRRVAAITVAQRVAQEMQCNLGREVGYQVRFDDCTSQDTVVKYLTDGCLLREILADPGLSQYSVVILDEVHERSLNTDILLGLLKKVFSDPVEATKGRSFPLKVVVMSATLETDKLSAFLGDCPVFVIPGRTFPVVCTFGSAVGPKDVESTGYVKEVVKVALDVHTSEMCGDILVFLTGQSEIERACDLLFEKAESIDYRYDVQDQTVDGILILPLYGSMPTEQQRQIFQPPPPGIRKCVVATNIAATSLTINGIKYIIDSGFVKQLNHNSRVGMDILEVVPISKSEAQQRAGRAGRTSAGKCFRIYSKEFWEKIMPEYTVPEIQRTSLTAVVLTLKCLGVHDVIRFPYLDCPEERFTLEALKQLYQFDAIDRRGRVTQLGELMVEFPLQPGLTRAVLKAASLGCQDLLLPVAAMLSVENILIRPGHPEKQKEADKKHRGLANQSGSMNDFATLLSVFQSCKSSDRPSEWCKENWIHWRALKSAFSVETQLREILLRLQKKRDFPVETFDGNKNELFRRCLCTGYFTNVARRSMGNVFCTMDGHGSMVHIHPSSSLSDKEGELNWVIFHDMLVTSRVYIRTVCPVRYEWVKDLLPKLHEVDVYELSNVAREEVTDEEMIKWETKEAAKRQSEGSTEDVLIKHEKRNNEASVSDARARYLQRKQQRLQNKTL
- the dhx40 gene encoding probable ATP-dependent RNA helicase DHX40 isoform X1, with product MSTSTRRDRKDDTESTNLPIYRHKTKLIEAVKTSSFLVVTGETGSGKTTQLPQFLHQAGFCKNGKIGITQPRRVAAITVAQRVAQEMQCNLGREVGYQVRFDDCTSQDTVVKYLTDGCLLREILADPGLSQYSVVILDEVHERSLNTDILLGLLKKVFSDPVEATKGRSFPLKVVVMSATLETDKLSAFLGDCPVFVIPGRTFPVVCTFGSAVGPKDVESTGYVKEVVKVALDVHTSEMCGDILVFLTGQSEIERACDLLFEKAESIDYRYDVQDQTVDGILILPLYGSMPTEQQRQIFQPPPPGIRKCVVATNIAATSLTINGIKYIIDSGFVKQLNHNSRVGMDILEVVPISKSEAQQRAGRAGRTSAGKCFRIYSKEFWEKIMPEYTVPEIQRTSLTAVVLTLKCLGVHDVIRFPYLDCPEERFTLEALKQLYQFDAIDRRGRVTQLGELMVEFPLQPGLTRAVLKAASLGCQDLLLPVAAMLSVENILIRPGHPEKQKEADKKHRGLANQSGSMNDFATLLSVFQSCKSSDRPSEWCKENWIHWRALKSAFSVETQLREILLRLQKKRDFPVETFDGNKNELFRRCLCTGYFTNVARRSMGNVFCTMDGHGSMVHIHPSSSLSDKEGELNWVIFHDMLVTSRVYIRTVCPVRYEWVKDLLPKLHEVDVYELSNVAREEVTDEEMIKWETKEAAKRQQEGSTEDVLIKHEKRNNEASVSDARARYLQRKQQRLQNKTL